CAGGGGGATTTAGCGCtgagccggcggcgggggagggggggctccCAGAGGACCCAGGCgtcgggaggaggagagaggaccTGGGCGTCCGAGGGGAGCCGGCCCaggcgttgggggggggggggcacccaggcgtccgggggggggacacccaggggtCCAGCGGACCATGGTGCCCTGAGCCgccatgcagttcaacaaggagGAGTTCAGGCGGCAGGtgggggccgggctgggccgccTGCACCGGTGAGCggggaccctggggggggggggggcgggaaggacccaggtgttggggtggggggctggtTCCCGGGCCCCTCAGTCTGCCCGCATGCCCCGGGGGGATCTTTTTCCTACTCTGCGCACACATGTGTGCCAGTGGCTCTGACACCCCCCCCGCCGGCTGCCCTTAATCCACAACCCCCCAGCTTATGTAAGTGTGAGCGTGCCAGAGCACACGCAGGAGGTGGCTGGGGgcttgcacacgcgtgtgcccctctcggccccccccaccccggcccgtGTGCGGCTGTTGCATGCGGATGTGCGCTCttgtcccccccacccctgggggCTCAGACGGGGGATTTAGACCTGTGGTAATCTGCTGCCACcacgccgggggggggggcatggggggacCTGGGGACACGGCGAGGGGAGGTAGGACACGGGGGCTGCGGGGACAGGAGGACACCAGGgatgtggtgggctggggggcccagggggctgggggggggacaggacatgGAGGACGTGGGGATGTGGCAGGGGGGACTCAGGACGTGGGGTGACCAGAGCCGCCTTCCGTGTCCCCCCGGGCCCCCCGTCCCTCCAGGGCCCTAGAGCGGCGGCAGGACGAtgcagaggggctggagctgggcccTGGGGGGGGATCCGGGGGGgactctgggggggggggccccgCACCCCCCCGTGCTGGACTGCACCTGCTGCGGCCTCCCCCGGCGCTACGGCATCGCCATCCTCTGCGCCATCGGCTTCTGCATCAGCTTTGGCATCCGCTGCAACCTGGGGGTGGCCGTCGTCAGCATGGTCAACGGGGCGCACGGGCAGGTACGGGGAGggccagggggctgggggggggctgtggtcGGGAGGGGGAAGGTTCAGGGGGTCCGGGCCACGGTgaccccccccgctcccccctcctcccagcGCGCCCAGTTCAACTGGGACCCTGAGACAGTGGGGATGATCCACGGCTCCTTCTTCTGGGGGTACATCGTCACACAGATCCCGGGGGGCTTCATCGCCCAGAAGTTCGCAGCCAACaggtgggtgggggggggcgcggggTTGGGGGGGTTGGGGCAACAGTCCCAGCGCTTGCGCGCGGGCCCATTGCACGTCCCCCCTCTTGCACGTGCCCTGTTGCGCATCCCCCGCGTTGCACGCGTCCCCCTCGCAcgtgtctgccccccccccaccgcacgcgtgtgtcccccccctcgcACGCGTCTCCCCCTCGCCCCCGCAGGGTCTTCGGCCTCGCCATCGTCTCCACGTCGCTCCTCAACATGCTGATCCCCTCGGCCGCCCGCACCCACGTGGGCTGTGTCATCGCCGTCCGTGTGATGCAGGGGCTGGTGGAGGTGAGGGCGGGGCCGCCGTGACGTTCCCCATtggctgctgaggctggagggtggGGCGGGCTGGGGGCTCGCTATTGGCTGCTGCCGGTGGGTGGGGAGAGAGGTGCTGGGTGAGGGTGGGGTGAAAGATGAGATGGGGTGGGGCTGGgtgtgacccccccactgccccacCCAGGGCGTGACCTACCCAGCGTGTCACGGGATCTGGAGCAAGTGGGCCCCGCCCCTGGAGAGGAGCCGCCTGGCGACCACGGCCTTCTGCGGTatggggggtcgggggggggcaAGGGTCTGCGGGCTGGAACAAGGACCCCGAACACCCATGCAGGCGGGGGGGAGGGGCCAGCCCCGCCCTGGGCGGCAGTTGTGAGGGGGTAgggggcagtggggctgcagaccccccccccagacgcctgggtccccgGCGCAGGGTCCTACGCGGGGGCGGTGGTGGCAATGCCCCTGGCCGGCGTCCTGGTGCAGTACACGGGCTGGAGCTCCGTCTTCTACGTCTATGGTGAGACCCGACCCCCCTGACCCCGACCctgacccccccccggggcccggccccgccctgCCCTGACCCCACCCGCCCCCAGGCAGCTTCGGGGTGTGCTGGTACCTGTTCTGGGTGCTGGTGTCCTACGAGAGCCCGGCCCAGCACCCCACCATCTCCCCCGAGGAGCGCAAGTACATCGAGGAGAGCATCGGGGAGAGTGTCGGCAGCAACCCCCTGCTGGTGGGCGGGGCAGGGGGTCAGGGGTCGGAGGTCGGGACCCAGCAGGGTCCCGGCAGCGGGATGAGGGGTCGGGGCGAGGGTGATGCTGGGAGGTGGGCGCCGGGGTCAGGGGTCGTGTTGGGGCTTTAGGTCACTGGCGGCTGGGTCAGGGGTCAGCGGTGGTGTTAAGGGTCGGGTCGGTCCTGCGGGTCTTTGACCGCGGGGTCAAAGGGGGGTCAGGGGTCAAAGGTGGGTCGGGGAAGATGGCTGGGTGCTGGGTCAGGAGGTGGGGGTCGCTGTCAGCGGGGTCGGGGGTCAGGGGTCGGGAGGTCGCTGGCAGCCCTGCCCCCGCAGCTGGCCACGCCCTGGCGGCAGTTCTTCACCTCGATGCCCGTCTACGCCATCATCGTCGCCAACTTCTGCCGCAGCTGGACCTTCTACTTGCTGCTCATCAGCCAGCCTGCCTACTTCGAGGAGGTCTTCGGCTTCGAGATCAGCAAGGTGGGACCCTGACCCTGCCTCGGGGGCGAGCCCCGGTGTCCGGGGGGGACCCCAGGGTCCGGGGGGGACCCCAGGGTCCGGGCACCCCACGGCTGATGGCCCCGCAGGTGGGGCTGCTCTCGGCCCTGCCTCACCTGGTGATGACGATCGTCGTCCCCATCGGGGGCCAAATCGCCGATTTTCTGCGCTCCCGGGGGCTCATGTCGACCACCAACGTTCGCAAGATGATGAACTGCGGCGGTgagggggggcacgggggggagTGCGAGGGGGAACATGGCAGAGGAGGGGGAGACATTGGGGGCCACGTGGAGGGAGACAAGGGGAGgacgggggggggacagggagggggacatgggggagaagggggggcaggggcacTGGGGGTCTTGGGGAGGATGTGGAGACACCTGGGGGCAATCAGGGGCTGTTGGGGGTCCCTGGAAGCAGACGGGGGGGTCTGGGGTGTCCTTGGCCGTGGGTGACTCCCCCCGGCCCCACAGGTTTTGGCATGGAGGCGACGCTGTTGCTGGTGGTGGGGTACTCGCGGTCCCGTGCCGTCGCCATCTCCTTCCTCGTCCTGGCCGTCGGCTTCAGCGGCTTCGCCATCTCCGGTGGGGATGCAGGAAGGGGGGAGACACAGGAAGGGGGACACACGTGTGGGTGACTCCCCTGCTGCCCACTCCCCGCCCCAGGGTTCAACGTCAACCACCTGGACATCGCCCCCCGCTACGCCAGCGTGCTGATGGGGCTCTCCAACGGGGTGGGGACGCTCTCGGGGATGGTCTGTCCCCTCATCGTGGGGGCCCTCACCAGGCACAAGGTGCGGGGgaccggggggggtgggggtggagcaGGGCTGCGGGGCGAGGGGGACCCTGCGGGATAAAGGACCTGGGGGGGAAATAGGGACCTGGGGTGTAATGGGGACTATAGATGACACTGGGACCCgagggggggggcagtggggtggAGGATGGGGCAttaggggtttgggggggcagtgggggccCAAGAGGGGGCATTGGGACCGTGATGGGGGCACTGGGACGCGGGGGGACAcgaggggagggtgggggggctcTAGGACCCTGAGACTCACCGCCACCCTCTGGCCCCGCCCACTTGCCTCGGCCCATCCCCTTGCCTCGGCCCCGCCCCTTTCCTGCCCCCGCCCTCCCGTCTTTGACCACGCTCGCCGCCCCGTCGGCTCCACCTCaaccccggccccgccccctcgcccCGCGCTCCCGCCCCCGCGGCTCGCCGATTGGCGGGCGGCGGCGGATTGGCAGACGCGGGAGGAGTGGCAGTGGGTCTTCCTGATCGCGGCGCTGGTGCACTACGGCGGCGTGGCCTTCTACGGCGTCTTCGCCTCGGGGGAGCCGCAGCGGTGGGCGGAGCCGCCGCGCGAGGAGGCGGAGCCGCTGGCGCCCAGGGGCGGGGACagcgacgaggaggaggaggggggagggggaggaggaaggaggcgggggggggggggcccccggGCGGCCCCCCCGCGGGGTACGGGGCCACCGGCAccacccccgcccccggcccccgcggggaGACCCAGGGATGAGCCCCCACCGCCGCCGAGGACCCCCCCGAGCCCCCCTGggaccaccaccccccccccccccagggacaccccgggaccccccagccccaccggagcccccccctccccgagccggGATCGCGGCCCCCACCCCCCTCCTGTTCAGAGCACCCCTCCCGgtgccccaggaccccccaaggctgggcccccccccgcccccccccccccgcccgctgtatatatataaatacagggGGGGCTGCGGCCCCCGGATCGGCCCCTCGAGTCTGCGTGAACTGCGGGCCTGTTCTGCTAGGGGtagtggggggcactgggaggtacTGGAGGGTGGCACTGGGGGATGTATTGGGATATACTGGGGACATGGTGGCGGgagtggggggcactgggagtgtCACCGGGGGGCCGAGGGGTTTAGGACCCCGCGGGGTGAGGGAGGGCCCAGGCACCGCCCCCTCATTTCCATAACGCCAGAAGCGTGCGAGGGCTCCGCCCTCCATGGCGGCTGCTGGTGCAGCGTCGCGCCTGCTTTCCGCCCCGCGCCTGACGTCACTTCCGCCCCTGCGCTCAGCCCCCGCCGGAAGAGACGACCCCGCGGCGCGCGCGGGGCGGAGCCTCTTTCCTGAGcgggcggcggcgatggcggagCCGCGGGTGCGGGCCGGGGGCCCGGGTGGGCCCTGGGTGGGCGGCCGGGAaggcccggggggggccggggcggcggcggcgggggttcTCGACGGTGGGGGGCGGTGTGCGGAGCCCCGGGGTAGCCTGGGGGGCTCTAGGAGCCGGGCGCAGCACGTCCACGTGGGGCCTCCGAGGGGGCCTGGGGGCCTCTGGGACCCcccggtgaccccccccccccgcttctcccGGTGCCGCAGGTTCTGGTGATCGACGGCCGCGGGCATCTCCTGGGCCGGCTGGCGGCCATCGTGGCCAAGCAGGTGCTGCTGGGTAAGTGCGGGACCCACCTCCCCAGGACACCGGGACCGCCGGCGCGGTGATGAGCCTCTTCGGCTGTTGAGTCTCACGACCGTGAGAGCTGCCCCATGCACTACCAGCTGAGCGCCGGgggagccgggctgggctgggggggtgaAGGCGCGTGGGTCCGGTCGCTGCCGCCCCTGAGCCGTGTCCGTGTCTTCCTCCCCTCCGtgtccgtgtgtgtcccccccccatgTCCGCAGGCCGGCGCGTGGTCGTGGTGCGCTGCGAGGGCATCAACATCTCCGGCAACTTCTACCGCAACAAACGTGAGTGGGGAGGGGGGCGGTTACCGCGGGGTGTAACGGGAGCCCTGGACGCCGGGGTCCCCCCTGTTTTGCGAGACGGTAACGCTTTGCCCTCCCCCCCAGTGAAGTTCCTGGCCTTCCTGCGGAAGCGGATGAACACGAATCCCTCGCGGGGGCCCTACCACTTCCGTGCCCCCAGCCGCATCTTCTGGCGGACAGTGAGAGGTGAGTTTGGGGGGCCGGGACGCCCCCCAAGCCCCGGGGTGCCCCCCTAGAGCCCCCTGACCCTTCCTGTTCTCCCCCCAGGGATGCTGCCTCACAAGACGAAGCGAGGGCAGGCGGCGCTGGAGAGGCTGAAGGTGTTCGATGGAATCCCCCCGCCCTACGACAAGGTGAGgggacccccaaatccccccaggacccccccccagccccaaatctGCCGCTCTGTGTCAATGATGCACTTTTACCTACATTGTTCGATGATCCTTGAGAGAAACTTTGATACTGAGACACTCGGGCTGGCCCAAACCCCCCCCTTGTCCTCCCCCAAATCTCTCTTTGTCTCCCCCTTGTCACCCCCGAAATCCAGCCCCCCCCTCAGTGATGCTCTCCCTCTGGCAGCGGAAGCGCATGGTGGTTCCGGCTGCTCTCAAGATCATCCGTCTGAAGCCCACCCGCAAGGTAAGgtggggggggtccgggggggctCCCCCAGCACCGGGGTCCCCTCTTgacccccctgtcccccccccccccccagttcgcTTTCCTGGGCCGGCTGGCACATGAGGTGGGCTGGAAGTACCAGGCAGTGACGGCGGCgctggaagagaagaggaaagagaaggcgAAGCTGCGCTacaacaagaaaaagaagctgaTGGTGAGAGAGAGATCCccaaaaattggggggggggggggggcttgaaACCACCACTCATGTGGGCATCCTGGAAACCACCACAGGCGGCTCAGCACTGCTGGGGAGGGCTTCCTGTAACAGGACTGTGGGGGGGTGCCCTAGCTGCGCTCCCCTCCACAGGGATGCTGGGCACCCCCTTAATGCTTCTCCCCCATTTCAGAGCCTGCGGCGCCGGGCTGAGCGCAATGTGGAGGGGAAGACGGCGCCGTTCACGGCCGTGCTGCGCCAGCACGGGCTGCTGCTCTGAATAAAGGAGTGCGGTAGTGGTTCTGTACTGGGGGTACTGGTCTGTACTGGGGGGACTGGCATGGGCTTGGGGAGGGAGCTGGTAAGGAAAacacagccgggggggggggttagctCTTTATTGTATTTTGAGGTATGGGGCTGGGGGTTCAcgccatggggctgggggctcccggCGAGCCCCCCTCtggccccgcagcccccaccTGCCGCCGCGCCTCGTCCAGCAGCTGGGCGATGAGCTCGCTCTCGGCCAGCGGCATCACGGGGCTCTCAGTCAGACCTGGGGGGCAGAACAAGGGTGGGTGTCAGGGCAACCCTGGTGtctgtgcccccccaccccctgggGGTCCCCCACTCACCCTGCAGCAGGCACTCCCGGACGTGCTGGGCCTCGTAGCGCAGGCCGGTGCCGTGGGGGAAGttgaggggctgggagggggggggcagggggaagagctCCCGCCGGCCCCCCACTACCAGCTCAGTTGGGCAGTTCATGTGGctggggaactggggggggggggggggcacatcaGGGACCTGGGGGGGCATGGGCTCCCTGTATGTGCCCCCCAAGTCAGGGACCCAAGCATCTGGAGCCCCCCTAGTTGGGGGTGCTAAGCCCCAGCCAGGAAACCTAGCTGTTTTGACCCTTTTCCCCCCACCAtggtgcccaccaggacccccgcTCGCCCTCCTCGGGGGACTCAGGCATCCGGGCTTTCCTCCCACCCACCCAGGATATTCCCCACGATCCCTCCCCCTACTGCCCCCCCACCCATGACCCCCACCTTCCTAGGTGTCTGGACCTGCCCCTCATCCATGGCACTCCCCAGgacaccccccacctcccactGGACCCGGCATCCAGGCCTTCCTCCCCCAACCATGGTGACCCCCACCTACCCCCAAGACACCCCCCTTTCCCCAGGGGACCTGGTCCCACCTCAGCCCATCCCTGGGTgccccccagggcagccccgccTGGCAGCTCAGCCGCCATGGAGCAGGTCAGCACGGCCTGGCGGTTCCCCTCGTACTCCAGCGTCATCGTCACCGTCTCGTCCACCCCTGCGCCCCACAGCTGTGGGGCACTGGGACCCCCAGATCCCCCCCCGGGCCCCCAAACCCCCTCAGGgacccagcagccccctcccctcagagcccctgcagcagagcccttCCAGCCCCCTTGTTGCCACCCCCCTgtctccccagtgtcccccactGGATCCCTACAGCCCCCATTGCTATTGTCCCCCAAGGTACCCCAttgcccccccttcccctccagtGCCCCCCCAGTGTACACCATTCTCCCCCATCCTCTCCCACCCCCACTGTACTTCattgccccccttcccccctaGTGCCCCCCCAGTATACACCATtctcccccatcctcccccccaTTGTACTTCATTGCCCCCCTTTCCCCCCAGTGTACCCCACTGAccaccccccccagacccccatcCCTTACCGGAGGGGTGGAGGCAGCCGTGGGCCCTGAGGCTGCAGGGTGCCCCCCCCATCAGGGCAGTGGCCATCTGCAGCCCGTAGCCCCCCAGGTCTAGCAAGGCCCCCCCAGCCAGGCCAGGCTCCCGCACCCGCTCCACGTCCCCCAGGGTGAAGGCCAGGGccccccgcagcacccggggCTCCCCCAGGGCCCCTCCGGCCACCAGTGCCTGCAGCCGCTCCCAGGCTGGGAAGAAGCGGGTCCAGAAACCCTGGGGGAGCAGGGCCATTGCGGGGGACACTGGGAATGTGGGGGCAGTAAGACTGGGAATGGGGTTATTGGGATGGGAGGGACTGGAAATGGGGACAGGGTTATGGGTGTTGGAGAAGAAAGACTGGGAGGGGGGCGATGAGGCACTGGGAATGGGGACAGTTAAGGGTGGGGGGAATaggggggactgggagcactgggaatgGGCGGGGGTCACTGGGGGCAGGACTGGGCCTGGGGGTGCACTGGGAATGGGGACAGTTATGGGTGGTGGGGAGTAGGGGGGGCTGGGANNNNNNNNNNNNNNNNNNNNNNNNNNNNNNNNNNNNNNNNNNNNNNNNNNNNNNNNNNNNNNNNNNNNNNNNNNNNNNNNNNNNNNNNNNNNNNNNNNNNNNNNNNNNNNNNNNNNNNNNNNNNNNNNNNNNNNNNNNNNNNNNNNNNNNNNNNNNNNNNNNNNNNNNNNNNNNNNNNNNNNNNNNNNNNNNNNNNNNNNNNNNNNNNNNNNNNNNNNNNNNNNNNNNNNNNNNNNNNNNNNNNNNNNNNNNNNNNNNNNNNNNNNNNNNNNNNNNNNNNNNNNNNNNNNNNNNNNNNNNNNNNNNNNNNNNNNNNNNNNNNNNNNNNNNNNNNNNNNNNNNNNNNNNNNNNNNNNNNNNNNNNNNNNNNNNNNNNNNNNNNNNNNNNNNNNNNNNNNNNNNNNNNNNNNNNNNNNNNNNNNNNNNNNNNNNNNNNNNNNNNNNNNNNNNNNNNNNNNNNNNNNNNNNNNNNNNNNNNNNNNNNNNNNNNNNNNNNNNNNGGGGGGATGCCACCCCCAAGAACCCCGACTGGCCGGGCTGCAAGCACTGGGAGGGGTCCCACTAACCCCCCCCACCCTACTGCTGCACCAggatgcctgggtgcccccccagacacctgggtgTGTCCCCCCCAATCAGCTCAATAAAGCAGCATTACCTGGACACCCGGGCCCACGGCAGTGGCCCCCCCGCAAATGCAGAAGCAGGGGGGGGCAGTCCCCCatactggggcagggggggcctcctctccccacccccgcCAGCGAGACGCAGACCCCAGAGAATTGGAAAAATGGTTTAATtagggggggggcggcgggagagGGGGGGGTCCCCCAACTCCGTATGAcacgggggggggccgggccggaggtggggggaggggggcccCCCCATTTTCGCCAATACGAAACGCCACagaagggggggcggggagggtaCCCCCCCAGTGCTGGTTTCTCGTCGTAGCGCtcgcctccccctcccctccctccccgcccccctaCTGTGGCGTTTCGTATTGGCGCAAACTGGGGGGGCCCCTCCCCCACCTCGGCCGGCCCCCCCCCACCGGGGGCTACCAGAAGTCGCGGCGGGTGGTAGGAGTCGGGGGTCGCAGTACTTGGTGACGACGACTCTGTTGGCGAACTTGCGGCCGGTCAGGCCCTGCATCGCCTTCTGGCAGTCGAAGACCGAGGTGAACTCCACAaagatctgggggggggggcgggagttTGTTGAGGGGGGGGTCACGGGGTGACCCAGGCATCCGGCTGCCCCCCCCAGAGCCTGCCCCgcatcacccccccccacccaagggGAACCCCATGTGGGGCTGCCCGAGTCCTGGGGCTGGGGCCGCACATCGGCCCCCCCGAGGGACCCCGGGGTTGGGGGGCCCacatctgccccccccccgccgagggACCCCGGGGCGCAGGCACCGTCCCCTCCACAGGGGAGCTTTGGTGTCGGCGTTCCCTCGTGTCTGGgcgctgtccctgtccccacagggTGTCCAGTTGCTGTCCCTGTGGGGTACTGGGGTGTCTGGGGAATTGTCCTTGTCCCCACTGCCACATCCCTATGGGGTTCTGGGGTGTCTGGGAATTGTCCTTGTCCCCACTGCCATGTCCCCACGAGGTTCTGGTGTATCTGGGAATTGTCCTTGTCCCCACGCCGATGTCCCCACGGTGTACTGGGGCGTCCAGTccactgtccctgtccccacgggGTTCTGGGGTGTCTGGGAATTGTCCTTGTCCCCACTGCCGCATCCCCACGGGGTTCTGGGAATTGTCCTTGTCCCCACTGCCACGTCCCCACGGGGTTCTGGGGTGCCTGGGTGCTGTCCTCGTCCCCCTGCCCCGTCCCCACAGGTCACCCgtgcaccaccaccccccccggccccttctCCCGTCTCCCACCTTTCCGCATCCGGGCACCTCGACGCCGTCGACGGGCCGGGGGATCTCGATGGATTTGACGAGGCCGTACTTGCCGCACTCGTCCCGCACGTCCTCCACGATCTCCTCGTACTCCTCGTCGTCCAGCAGCTCCTCGGGCAGCACCATGTTCATCAGGCACAGCACCTCCGTCGGGTGGCCGCCCATCTGCACCTGCGAGCTCATCAGCCCGGGCACCTGCAGCGTCACCGGGGTCTGGTTTATCGTGCTCtggtgaggggggggggagggggggggcgacAGCGGGGGGGTTAGGGGGGCGTGACGGGACCCCGCTGCGCCCCGCCCCGACACGGGGGGGTGTCCCCCAGacccccctggggacccccagctcCCTAGAGATGGGGACGAGGGCATCCTGGTGTCCCCGCGTTCCACCCCCAGGACGGGACCTGGGCATCCCGgctgctccccggccgccccccctGCAGGGACCCCCCAGTTCACTGGGGATGGGGACGAGGGGTCctggctgccccccagcccctgcccgaAAGAGAGAACCCAGGCGTCctggcaccccccccccagccccccagatCGCTGGAAACACGGACAAGGGGTCCCGGCGCCTCCACGCTACCCTGGGAAAGGAGCCAGAGCTCCTGGCACCCCCCAAGAGGACCCAAGTGTCCTAGtgtcccacagccccccccgcccccggacccccccagctccctggggatggggacaaggtGTCCCGGggccccccacacccccccagaAGTGGACCCAGGCGTGCTGGTGCCCCCAGACACCCCTGGAGACCCCCTGGcttgctggggatggggacgaGGCATCCTGGTGCCCCCATGTCCCTCCAAGAACACCCCCAGCTCCCTTGGGATGGGGACAAGGCGCCCTggcaacccccccaccccacccccagttcACGGAGCATGGGGACAAAAGATCCTGGCACCCCCATGTTCCCTTGGGGACCCCCAGCATGCTGGGGATGGGGGATAAGGTGTTCTGGtaccccccacagcccccaggaaGGGGCCCAGACATCctggctgtcccccccccagggaaCCCCAGcttgctggggacagggacaagggGTCCTGGTGCCCCCATACccctccccggggacccccatACTCCCCCAAAGAGAACCCAGGTGTCCAGGGTGCCCTCCAGAGAACCCAGCCATCCTGGAACCCAACAGCCCCCCCCAGAAGATAACCCAGGCGTCCTGGTGCCCCTAGACCCCCCCTGAGGAAAGGGCCCAGGCATCTGGGACACCCCCCGCAAGAGGACCCAGGCATCCCGGCACCCCCCACGCACTCCCGCAAGGACTCTCTGGCTCCCTGGGGACACAGACAAGGTGTCCTGGCACCCCCATACCCCCCCTAGAAAAGAACCCAGGCATCCTGGagctccccctctccctctcagAAGAAGACACAGGCCCTTCTCCCACCCCGGGGGGGGACCCCAGTGTCcgtccctcccctccccaccccgggggGACCCCCGGCGTCCGGCACCCCACTCACCAGGGTGGCGTTCTTGGCCCCCACGCTGGCCCCTCTGCACCAGCAGCTTCTTGTCGCCCAGCTGCATCCCGTTGAGCCCAGCGATGGCCTGGGGAGGGAGAACGACACGGGGGGAAACGGGGGGGTCACCACGGGGTTTGGGGGAACCAACCAAGTTTGGGGCACCCTAAGAGGCCCTGAGGGTGCGGTGGCAGGTGTGGGGGGAGCTCAGGGTGCTTAGTTCCCCTCTCTTGTCCCAGAGCAGAATTTTGgaggagcctggctctgcccgCCACCCCCCAAAAAGGCAAATGATTTGGGGAGAAGGAATGATGCTTGCAGCCCCCCTGGGGTAccccgaggggctggggaggggggtcccCCAAAACCATCAGGGGATCCCCAAGCCTAGCAGCATCTCCCCACTGGCTTTCGGGGCATATTCTAGGGGCATTTTGGGCACAAAAAGCCCTAGAGATACCCGGGGGGGATcagggggggttttgggggtccccaaggtggggttttgggggatACCTGGTCGGTGACGTTGATGTCGACGTACTCGCAGAAGGCGTAGCCCTTGGAGAGGCCGGGTGGCGCTGTCCTTCACCAGGTTGAAGGCTTTCAGCGGCCCGAAAGATGTCAGCAGCTCCttcacctgggggggggggcacaacgGGGGGTGCGTGGCAGCTCTAGGACATCCCCCCCAGCACCAGGAACCCCCCCCACGGCACTGGGAATCCCACCCTGAAACACCATGGGGATCCTGGCCactgcttccccccctcccccccaattcCTGCCCCCATCAATGGAAAACTCAGCTGAGCAGAGGAATGGGgttcccccactcctcctccactgtgacacccccccccaagtTGGGGGGGGGCCTCTAGGATCATGCCCCCTTCTCACCTGGTCATCATTCAGGTAGTTGGGGAGACCCCCGAATGAAAAGCTTGTGAGCGGAGTCGGGCACCACTGTGGAGACGacgcctgggggggggggggacatggctgtgagttggggggggaagagggagccCCCCCAGGACCAAACCAGCACTGGGGGGGAGCTCCGGTATGGCTGGAAAAGGGGCACGCCCCAGAACTACCCCCCCAtctacaaatacattttgaaaaagaaacagtccaATCAGGAAAGGGGGGGGCACCCTCCAGTGGCCACCCCCCTTCCAAATGCCCTTCGTGTGGGGGGGAACCAGCTCACCCCAAAAGGGGAGGGGAGCCCCCAGGGGGGCCCACAGCCATTTTGTCCCCCCCGTCAGAGAAAGAAGGACCCACAGCAATGGAGCCCCGGGCTAGGGGAGGGGGTTCCCCAGCACTGtgcgcccc
The sequence above is drawn from the Harpia harpyja isolate bHarHar1 unplaced genomic scaffold, bHarHar1 primary haplotype URTXT_28telo, whole genome shotgun sequence genome and encodes:
- the RPL13A gene encoding 60S ribosomal protein L13a, translated to MAEPRVLVIDGRGHLLGRLAAIVAKQVLLGRRVVVVRCEGINISGNFYRNKLKFLAFLRKRMNTNPSRGPYHFRAPSRIFWRTVRGMLPHKTKRGQAALERLKVFDGIPPPYDKRKRMVVPAALKIIRLKPTRKFAFLGRLAHEVGWKYQAVTAALEEKRKEKAKLRYNKKKKLMSLRRRAERNVEGKTAPFTAVLRQHGLLL
- the SLC17A7 gene encoding LOW QUALITY PROTEIN: vesicular glutamate transporter 1 (The sequence of the model RefSeq protein was modified relative to this genomic sequence to represent the inferred CDS: deleted 3 bases in 3 codons); protein product: MQFNKEEFRRQVGAGLGRLHRALERRQDDAEGLELGPGGGPGGTLGGGAPHPPVLDCTCCGLPRRYGIAILCAIGFCISFGIRCNLGVAVVSMVNGAHGQRAQFNWDPETVGMIHGSFFWGYIVTQIPGGFIAQKFAANRVFGLAIVSTSLLNMLIPSAARTHVGCVIAVRVMQGLVEGVTYPACHGIWSKWAPPLERSRLATTAFCGSYAGAVVAMPLAGVLVQYTGWSSVFYVYGSFGVCWYLFWVLVSYESPAQHPTISPEERKYIEESIGESVGSNPLLLATPWRQFFTSMPVYAIIVANFCRSWTFYLLLISQPAYFEEVFGFEISKVGLLSALPHLVMTIVVPIGGQIADFLRSRGLMSTTNVRKMMNCGGFGMEATLLLVVGYSRSRAVAISFLVLAVGFSGFAISGFNVNHLDIAPRYASVLMGLSNGVGTLSGMVCPLIVGALTRHKTREEWQWVFLIAALVHYGGVAFYGVFASGEPQRWAEPPREEAEPLAPRGGDSDEEEEGEGEEEGGGGGGPPGGPPAGYGATGTTPAPGPRGETQG
- the DHDH gene encoding trans-1,2-dihydrobenzene-1,2-diol dehydrogenase, encoding MALLPQGFWTRFFPAWERLQALVAGGALGEPRVLRGALAFTLGDVERVREPGLAGGALLDLGGYGLQMATALMGGAPCSLRAHGCLHPSGVDETVTMTLEYEGNRQAVLTCSMAAELPGGAALGGTQGWAEFPSHMNCPTELVVGGRRELFPLPPPSQPLNFPHGTGLRYEAQHVRECLLQGLTESPVMPLAESELIAQLLDEARRQVGAAGPEGGSPGAPSPMA